Proteins encoded within one genomic window of Vanrija pseudolonga chromosome 3, complete sequence:
- the LIP_1 gene encoding Lipase, protein MVTVAAAGLLFAACAAAAPTLLDSRAEDILAASLLQTRDLPIDPQTAEAIAQQAERGFLDGLFNNKYTNGPAFDVSATSGEWAQWAHYQAAVYCGPQKFNNWQCGANCDAVGPNNVVVGSGGDNEANPWWYVVDRGDTLVIAITGTNTQSPLSIGVDLNFLLVPPDPALFPGAAGVLVHAGFHDAFRRMAPGLTAAVRKGLAAATPGTRRRVTVLGHSLGGAIGHLVAVYLARLLGDQADVYARVFASPRVGNPAWANYVDATLGDRAQHIVNFNDPVPHLPPKDWGWRQSSNEVWIPQIGSPELRLCSGQENTKCSDSLNFGFALITSLIKYMDADVHSGPYAGVRLKC, encoded by the exons ATGGTCACAGTAGCAGCGGCAGGCTTGCTGTTCGCGGCCTGCGCGGCAGCCGCACCGACAttgctcgactcgcgcgccgaggacataCTCGCGGCGTCCCTCCTGCAGACCCGCGACCTGCCTATCGACCCACAGACGGCTGAGGCGATTGCCCAGCAGGCCGAACGCGGCTTCCTCGACGGGCTGTTCAACAACAAGTACACGAACGGGCCGGCATTCGACGTCTCGGCGACAAGCGGCGAGTGGGCACAGTGGGCACACTACCAGGC CGCCGTCTATTGCGGACCCCAAAAGTTCAACAACTGGCAGTGTGGAGCCAACTGTGACGCAGTAGGCCCAaacaacgtcgtcgtcggcagcgggggcgacAACGAGGCGAATCCGTGGT GGTACGTtgtcgaccgcggcgacaCGCTCGTCATAGCCATCACGGGCACCAACACGCAGTCGCCGTTGTCGATAggcgtcgacctcaactTTTTGCTTGTTCCGCCGGACCCCGCTCTGTTCCCCGGGGCAGCAGGTGTGCTCGTGCACGCCGGGTTTCACGACGCGTTCCGTCGCATGGCGCCGGGGCTGACGGCCGCCGTGCGCAAggggctcgcggcggcgacgccaggcactcggcggcgcgtcacCGTGCTCGGGCACTCGCTGGGCGGGGCAATCGGGCACCTCGTTGCTGTTTACCTCGCGCGGTTGCTAGGCGACCAGGCAGACGTGTACGCGCGTGTCTTTGCGTCTCCACGGGTCGGGAATCCCGCGTGGGCCAACTAtgtcgacgcgacgctcggcgaccgcgccCAGCACATTGTCAACTTCAACGACCCGGTGCCGCACCTGCCCCCCAAGGACTGGGGATGGCGCCAGAGCTCAAACGAGGTCTGGATCCCACAGATCGGCAGCCCCGAGCTCCGCCTCTGCAGCGGCCAAGAAAACACCAAATGCTCCGACTCGCTCAACTTTGGCTTTGCGCTCATCACCAGTCTGATCAAGTACATGGACGCTGATGTGCATTCCGGGCCGTACGCCGGCGTCAGGCTCAAGTGTTAA
- the liz1_4 gene encoding Pantothenate transporter liz1 encodes MATTTLGYSDARASHGDRDSADESTADLHKEIQVTWKGRIWDTFDLPPKERKLLFKVDALILTFAALGYFLKNLDQTNVNNAFLSGMKEDLGMFGNQLVTSTSIWTVGYVIGQIPSNLLLTRVSPRFVIPSLELGWGIFTLASYSVKSYKALYAIRFFVGLFESGFYPGIHYLLGGWYTPREIGKRAMIFWLAGSIGQMFSGFLQAAAYTNLNGRHGLAGWRWLFIIDAIITIPIAIFGFFFLPGLPLQDKKEWWLTEEENQLAIDRLRRVGRKGRTPWTKERVKTLLTGWHFYVLPLLYVIWNNGYPQAAMGFYLKSFNSKPPPVPGRHYTVAQINNLPLPATAIFIAGALTYAWLSDGVLRGRRWPFIYAGVIIAIPIAVALRVIPLYDNIKAHFALYWISNVGQGAGPLIMTWINEICSNDSEKRSLLVAMGNDLAYVVQAVGPLFYWKTTDFPAARKGWTAVIIYQVLLAIWTTLILFLLRRDRLKAERDGTAERHVTDAEAIGEDDKDVKSQEPYEK; translated from the exons atggccaccaccaccctggGCTACTCTGATGCCCGCGCCAGTCATGGTGACcgcgacagcgccgacgagtcgacTGCCGACCTGCACAAGGAGATCCAAGTGACGTGGAAGGGCCGAATCTGGGACACGTTCGACCTGCCACCCAAGGAACGCAAGCTCCTCTtcaaggtcgacgcgctcatcCTCACGTTCGCCGCGCTGGGCTACTTCCTCAAGAACCTTGACCAGACCAACGTGAACAACGCATTCTT GTCTGGGATGAAAGAGGACCTTGGCATGTTCGGAAACCAGCTCGTGACGTCGACTTCGATCTGGACGGTCGGCTATGTGATCGGCCAAATTCCGTCCAACCTGCTCCTGACCCGTGTGTCGCCACGGTTCGTTATCCCGTCGCTGGAACTCGGCTGGGGCATCTTCACGCTCGCGTCGTACTCGGTCAAGAGCTACAAGGCGCTTTATGCCATCCGCTTCTTTGTCGGGCTGTTCGAGTCTGGCTTCTACCCCGGTATCCACTATCTTCTCGGCG GCTGGTACACCCCTCGTGAGATTGGCAAGCGCGCCATGATCTTCTGGCTCGCCGGGTCCATCGGACAAATGTTCTCGGGCTTCCTCCAGGCGGCGGCATACACCAACCTTAACGGGCGCCAcgggctcgctggctggcgctggctgtTCATCATTGAcgccatcatcaccatcCCCATCGCCATCTTTGGTTTCTTCTTCCTGCCCGGCCTGCCACTccaggacaagaaggagTGGTGgctcaccgaggaggagaaccagctcgccatcgaccgcctccgccgcgtcggtcgCAAGGGCCGCACCCCATGGACCAAGGAGCGCGTCAAGACCCTCCTGACCGGCTGGCACTTCTACGTCCTGCCGCTCCTCTACGTCATCTGGAACAACGGCTACCCGCAGGCCGCGATGGGCTTCTACCTCAAGAGCTTCAACTCCAAGCCCCCTCCCGTCCCCGGACGCCACTACACCGTCGCGCAGATCAACAACCTCCCGCTTCCCGCCACGGCCATCTTCATTGCCGGTGCGCTCACATACGCGTGGCTTTCGGACGGCGTGCTCCGCGGCAGGCGTTGGCCGTTCATCTACGCCGGTGTGATCATCGCCATccccatcgccgtcgccctgcgCGTCATCCCGCTGTACGACAACATCAAGGCCCACTTTGCTCTGTACTGGATTTCCAACGTGGGGCAGGGTGCCGGACCGCTCATCATGACCTGGATCAACGAGATCTGCTCCAACGACTCGGAGAAGcgctcgctcctcgtcgccatgggCAACGACCTCGCGTACGTCGTCCAGGCGGTCGGTCCGCTCTTCTACTGGAAGACGACCGActtccccgccgcgcgcaagggTTGGACAGCCGTCATCATCTACCAGGTCCTCCTGGCCATCTGGACGACGctcatcctcttcctcctccgccgcgacAGGCTCAaggcggagcgcgacggcACTGCTGAGCGGCACGTGACTGACGCCGAAGCgatcggcgaggacgacaaggacgtcAAGTCGCAGGAGCCTTATGAAAAGTAG
- the DIN11 gene encoding putative 2-oxoglutarate-dependent dioxygenase DIN11: MPAAALPILDLALLSQGEAASQRFRDELTRVTHEVGFFYLVNSGLSADLQQRMLATTRAFFALPDEQKLAIHNVKSRHFRGYTRLGAEQTYGRPDWREQVDMAPERDPIPEEPVYNLLVGPNQWPKALPQLRAVCEEWQAVLYDVSYKLLRAWAQSLGAGADYFDGPFADPFHHMKIVRYPGAARANTQGVGTHTDSGFLTLLWIEEGKGGLQVQLRDGSWIDAPPLKDALVVNIGEMLQVWAGGYLRATPHRVVSPLAPDDRVSVPFFFNPSLDTTFPPFSLPSELAAKAREKVVADDPRNPLFELYGWNALKARLKSHPDVAEAHHAELVKQGVAGADVRIVSEDTGVPAEI; this comes from the coding sequence atgcctgccgccgccctcccaatcctcgacctcgcgctcctctcACAAGGCGAAGCCGCGTCCCAGCGCTTCCGGGACGAGCTCACACGCGTAACGCACGAAGTGGGCTTCTTCTACCTTGTCAACAGCGGGCTGTCGGCCGACCTCCAGCAGCGCATGCTGGCCACCAcgcgcgccttcttcgcgCTGCCAGACGAGCAAAAGCTCGCGATCCACAACGTCAAGTCGCGCCATTTCCGGGGGTAcacgcgcctcggcgcggagcagACGTACGGCCGCCCCGACTggcgcgagcaggtcgacatGGCGCCTGAGCGGGACCCGATCCCAGAAGAGCCAGTGTACAACCTGCTTGTCGGGCCGAACCAGTGGCCCAAGGCGCTGCCCCAGCTTCGCGCCGTGTGCGAGGAGTGGCAGGCCGTGCTCTACGACGTGAGCTACAAGCTGCTGCGGGCGTGGGCGcagtcgctcggcgccggcgcagactACTTTGACGGGCCGTTCGCCGACCCCTTCCACCACATGAAGATTGTGCGAtaccccggcgccgcgcgcgccaacaCCCAAGGCGTAGGCACGCACACGGACAGCGGCTTCCTCACGCTGCTGTGGATagaggagggcaagggcggcctGCAGGTCCAGCTGCGGGACGGGAGCTGGATcgacgccccgccgctcaaggacgcgctcgtcgtcaacatTGGCGAGATGCTCCAGgtctgggcgggcgggtacttgcgcgcgacgccgcaccgcgtcgtgagcccgctcgcgccggacGACCGCGTGTCggtgcccttcttcttcaaCCCCAGCTTGGACACCACGTTCCCGCCGTTCTCGCTCCCGTccgagctggccgccaaggcgcgcgagaaggtcgtggccgacgacccgcgcaACCCGCTGTTCGAGCTGTACGGCTGgaacgcgctcaaggcgcggCTTAAGAGCCACCCCGACGTCGCGGAGGCGCACCATGCCGAACTGGTCAAGCAGGGGGTGGCGGGAGCCGACGTGCGCATCGTGTCGGAGGATACGGGAGTGCCGGCTGAGATCTag
- the CL065 gene encoding putative peptide chain release factor C12orf65, mitochondrial: MSLRPLFCIAARSVRVSAQSTPRLHRPPAVGCSYWRSTPRAYATKPSSQESAGFLDEVEVDEAWDDELNLGDEVEEGVFVSVVVPEPAPAAGRTPNPRSIKHLNRLLSRHEVPDLLESELEEKFVRGRGPGGQAINKTNSSVCLTHLPTGLRVQAQPTRSREENRAVARKILKERLDLMRRRGELDGVHTASAAGGGKGEAVKEDASRKERLAAEARASSKAELRWEKERRRKLNRAKKVKRREGRGKEGEGGEAST, from the exons ATGTCGCTGCGTCCGCTGTTCTGCATTGCGGCGCGGAGCGTCCGCGTGTCCGCTCAGAGCACACCTCGACTCCACAGGCCACCAGCAGTCGGCTGCAGCTACTGgcgctccacgccgcgcgcgtacgCCACCAAGCCGTCGTCCCAAGAGTCGGCGGGCTttctcgacgaggtcgaggtcgacgaggcgtggGATGACgagctcaacctcggcgacgaggtggaggagggggtgtTCGTGAGCGTTGTTGTG cccgagcctgcccccgccgccggccgcacACCCAACCCCCGCTCGATCAAGCACCTCAACCGCCTGCTGAGCCGGCACGAGGTgcccgacctgctcgagtcCGAGCTGGAGGAGAAGTTTGTTCGCG GCCGCGGCCCCGGAGGGCAAGCAATCAACAAGACCAACTCGTCCGTCTGCCTAACGCACCTCCCCACCGGACTGCGGGTCCAAGCCCAGCCAACACGCTCGCGCGAAGAGaaccgcgccgtcgcgcgcaagATCCTCaaggagcgcctcgacctcatgcggcgccgcggtgagctcgacggcgtgcacACTGCGTCTGCCGCCGGTGGAGGCAAGGGGGAGGCGGTGAAAGAGGACGCGAGCCGCAAGGAGCGcctggcggccgaggcccGCGCGAGCTCCAAGGCTGAGCTTAGGTGGGAGAAGGAGCGACGGAGGAAACTTAATCGCGCGAAGAAGGTCAAGCGGAGGGAGGGGCGGGGaaaggagggggagggcggtGAGGCGTCGACATAG
- the GIM3 gene encoding Prefoldin subunit 4, translated as MSLLRPEDEGDGIEVAWEDQQRINTFSKLNNRLADIKDQLKVKQEEKEYYDDLSMELELADDDKPVLYKLGESFFSLSLPAAKKQLRGDTKRADADIGELERRADECQSGMNELKVHLYAKFGKQINLET; from the exons atgAGCTTG CTACGaccagaggacgagggcgacggaATCGAGGTTGCATGGG AGGACCAGCAGCGCATCAATACCTTCTCCAAGCTTAACAACCGGCTGGCAGACATCAAGGACCAGCTGAAGGTCAAGCAG GAGGAGAAGGAATACTACGACGACCTGTCgatggagctcgagctcgccgacgacgacaagcccgTGCTGTACAAGCTCGGCGAGAGTTTCTTCTCCCTTTCGCTTCCGGCAGCGAAGAAGCAGCTGCGCGGGGACAcgaagcgcgccgacgcggacattggcgagctcgagcgccgcgcagACGAGTGCCAGAGCGGCATGAACGAGCTCAAGGTGCACCT CTACGCAAAGTTCGGCAAGCAGATCAACCTCGAGACGTAG
- the his3 gene encoding Histidinol-phosphate aminotransferase, giving the protein MPILGLKSKGPTTPAHFALEPLIRPNILSLVPYRAARDDYSDGVLLDANENAYGPSLAADFGKLASTDAGAATLNLLSEAERAVLNRYPSPTHDDLKRRIAALRNLPNEDWVFLGVGSDEVIDMLYRVLCVPGKDAAITTPPTYGMYAVSAQINDVGVVKVPLVLEDGAFQLDEEKLDAAFKATPNAKLLFICSPGNPTGTLIPLDAIKRIASNPNFKGVIVVDEAYIDFAPEGTSAVTLVKEYANIAVSQTLSKSFGLAAIRLGYLLASPELIQILTNAKAPYNVSLPTASLALASVSESGLAVMQKNTATLVANRTALIDGLLKIPAIGRVPGGNHANFVLAEVLDKPGGKPDNARANAIYKEMAENRGVVVRFRGNEPGCLACLRITVGTEEENATALARLSELLQ; this is encoded by the exons atGCCAATCCTCGGTCTCAAGTCCAAGGGccccaccacgccggcgcaCTTCGCCCTCGAGCCGCTCATCCGGCCCAACATCCTCTCGCTGGTGCCGtaccgcgccgcccgcgacgactacagcgacggcgtgctcctcgacgccaatgAGAACGCGTACGGCCCgtccctcgcggccgacttTGGCAAGCTCGCCTCGACCGACGCGGGGGCCGCGACGCTCAACCTCctcagcgaggccgagcgcgccgtgctcaaCCGTTacccgtcgccgacgcacgacgacctcaagcgccgcatcgccgccctGCGCAACCTCCCTAACGAGGACTGggtcttcctcggcgtcggaagcgacgaggtcatcgacATGCTCTACCGCGTCCTCTGTGTCCCTGGCAAGgacgccgccatcaccaccccgcccacgtACGGCATGTACGCCGTCTCCGCGCAGATCAACGACGTTGGGGTTGTGAAGGTGCCGCTTGTGCTTGAGGATGGAGCcttccagctcgacgaggagaag ctcgacgccgcatTCAAGGCCACCCCCAACGCCAAGCTCCTCTTCATCTGCTCGCCCGGCAACCCGACCGGCACCCTCATCCCCCTCGACGCGATCAAGCGCATCGCCTCCAACCCCAACTTCAAGGGTgtcattgtcgtcgacgaggcctACATCGACTTTGCGCCCGAGGGCACCTCGGCCGTTACTCTCGTCAAGGAGTACGCCAACATTGCCGTCTCGCAGACTCTGTCCAAGTCGTTTGGCCTTGCTGCCATCCGCCTCGGCTACCTcctcgcgtcgcccgagcTCATCCAGATCCTCACCAATGCCAAGGCGCCGTACAACGTGTCGCTGCCTaccgcgtcgctcgcgctcgcgtcggtgTCGGAGTCCGGACTCGCCGTGATGCAGAAGAACACTGCGACGCTCGTGGCCAACCGCACCGCGCTCATCGACGGCCTGCTCAAGATCCCCGCCATCGGAAGGGTGCCAGGCGGCAACCACGCCAACTTTGTCCttgccgaggtgctcgacaagCCCGGCGGAAAGCCCGAcaacgcgcgcgccaacgccatcTACAAGGAGATGGCTGAGAACCGCGGCGTTGTTGTGAGGTTTAGGGGCAACGAGCCAGGCTGCCTCGCCTGCCTGCGTATCACTGTcggcaccgaggaggagaatgCCACGGCGTTGGCGCGGTTGTCCGAGTTGCTCCAGTGA
- the SPBC460.04c_1 gene encoding Putative alpha-ketoglutarate-dependent sulfonate dioxygenase, producing the protein MAPVAVSTPAPADDIADLKAKLNAVDLNKVNLQLPPDNTLRRYQKAGIDLSNGYPYYPPKPDLVQDVTKIREDVRGGKAYVDPGTRADKEKKALFGAAKEVNDLTTHIGTEIVGLQLKDLTDQQRDELALLVAERHIVFFRDQDLSPQKQKEIGVYLGDGQIEIHPQAAQVPGVGGGVTLIWEAGRKDAQVKGRSFRIPYGGNSFGWHTDLVHEPYPPGYTHLHQDTVPKVGGDTLWASGYAAYDKLSPAFKKLIDGLNGLYRSAHSYKDESNPDAPPKPVIRAHPLVRTHPVTGWKSLWVNRSMTVGIEGFDQTEADLLLNYLHNIYERSTDIQLRWHWTPGTSAIWDNRSTIHTVSYDYSGERHGTRVSSLAEKPYYDPKSKSKAEDLQLQGWIDAPDFGGRY; encoded by the coding sequence ATGGCTCCCGTCGCAGTCTCCACTCCCGCCCCGGCCGACGAcatcgccgacctcaaggccaagctcaacgccgtcgacctcaacAAGGTCAACCTCCAGCTGCCCCCTGACAACACGCTCCGCCGCTACCAGAAGGCCGGCATCGACCTCTCCAACGGCTACCCCTACTACCCTCCCAAGCCCGACCTCGTCCAGGACGTGACCAAGATCCGCGAGGACGTtcgcggcggcaaggcgtaCGTCGACCCCGGAACccgcgccgacaaggagaagaaggcccttttcggcgccgccaaggaggtcaaCGACCTCACCACCCACATTGGAACCGAGATTGTCGGCCtccagctcaaggacctgaccgaccagcagcgcgacgagcttgccctgCTTGTGGCCGAGCGCCACATTGTCTTCTTCCGCGACCAGGACCTCTCGCCCCAGAAGCAGAAGGAGATCGGCGTttacctcggcgacggccagATCGAGATCCACCCCCAGGCCGCTCAGGtccccggcgtcggcggcggtgtcacCCTCATCTGGGAGGCTGGCCGCAAGGACGCCCAGGTCAAGGGCCGCTCCTTCCGTATCCCCTACGGCGGCAACAGCTTTGGCTGGCacaccgacctcgtccacgagCCCTACCCTCCCGGAtacacccacctccaccaggACACTGTCCCCAAGGTCGGCGGTGACACCCTCTGGGCCTCGGGCTACGCGGCGTACGACAAGCTCTCGCCCGCGTTCAAGAAGCTTATCGACGGCCTCAACGGTCTCTACCGCTCCGCCCACTCGTACAAGGACGAGAGCAACCCCGACGCGCCTCCCAAGCCCGTCATCCGCGCCCACCCCCTCGTCCGCACCCACCCCGTCACCGGCTGGAAGTCGCTCTGGGTCAACCGCTCCATGACCGTCGGTATCGAGGGCTTTGACcagaccgaggccgacctcctcctcaactACCTCCACAACATCTACGAGCGCTCCACCGACATCCAGCTCCGCTGGCACTGGACCCCCGGAACCTCGGCCATCTGGGACAACCGCAGCACCATCCATACCGTCTCGTACGACTACTCGGGTGAGCGTCACGGTACGCGCGTCTCGTCGCTTGCCGAGAAGCCCTACTACGACCCCAAGTCCAagtccaaggccgaggacctcCAGCTCCAGGGTTGGATCGACGCGCCCGACTTTGGCGGCCGTTACTAG
- the AN8690 gene encoding MICOS complex subunit mic19: protein MGAAQSSQNGADHVVNAPAPEGNGTSVEFSPTLIQRLANPGAFPQAATAGSTDELVRQKLAAESAALRQKEAEILSSISSALEKENLDRDKGLSSDVLGRDIEEVREKVERIVEDKKTRLDNGVVKAKEGVVACYLANPDRPLDCWKEVEAFKTEVSKLESAFVKSLQ from the exons atgGGCGCCGCGCAGTCGAGCCAGAACGGAGCGGACCACGTCGTCaacgcgccagcgccagagGGCAACGGGACGTCGGTTGAG TTCTCCCCAACCTTGATCCAGCGCCTCGCCAACCCCGGCGCCTTCCCGCAGGCAGCGACAGCAGGCTccaccgacgagctcgtgcgccagaagctcgcggccgagtcCGCCGCGCTGAGgcagaaggaggccgagatcCTGTCGAGCATCAGCAgcgcgctcgagaaggagaacCTCGACCGCGATAAGGGCCTCTCGTCGGATGTGCTCGGGCGCGACatcgaggaggtgcgcgagaaggtcgagcGTATTgtcgaggacaagaagaCGCGTCTGGACAACGGGgtcgtcaaggccaaggaggggGTCGTGGCTTGTTACTT GGCCAACCCCGACCGCCCGCTCGACTGCTggaaggaggtcgaggcgttCAAGACCGAGGTGTCCAAGCTCGAgtcg GCCTTCGTCAAGTCGCTGCAATAG
- the ustF2_0 gene encoding Flavin-containing monooxygenase ustF2 produces the protein MTIDIPEYFQYESPIRTVAVIGAGVSGVPATRHLREAGLEVTVFERQSKAGGIWNWSPEITKPLSVPTPAPSHGAFFPQLPAEAGPEPVTKTLDDADHEQRLRFSPPNPVYWSLSNNVPIPTMAFKDWEYPAGTAENIRHDLISDYVHSYVKHFNIDESVQYNTRVENAVKIPKTDNDGAKWRLTLRKVVPEGDDKVKETYWTQDFDAVIVATGHYNAPFIPDFEGSDKWAAAYPEHVLHSNGYRVPEPYAGKDVLVVGCGTSGIDMARDLEEHVNKVYMVGRKPETGPDAYKSLRNWQRRLLPKNGELVDEIKRFIPPAPGAPIEQGQIELVDGRIITNISLIIFATGYQYSYPFFPQFHRDPALGAPTPEEKKNLLITDGASVLNLYRDIFYIPDPTLAFLGLSVNTSAFSFFEYQAQSIVRVLAGTARLPSTAEQWKFYDTLVQRTGDGKFVHFLGKDGERAYVRHAVEWINRDAEWSGASKITGHSPEWIKASDNILASIALKYGIDAETARELRQNSTGGKEPEIKAEDKAAEETKAEEDKPEPVAVAAAA, from the exons ATGACAATCGACATCCCAGAGTACTTCCAGTACGAGAGCCCGATCCGCACCGTCGCCGtgatcggcgccggcgtgtcgggcgtgcccgcgacgcggcacctgcgcgaggccggcctcgaggtgACGGTTTTCGAGCGCCAGTCCAAGGCCGGAGGCATCTGGAACTGGTCGCCAGAGATCACCAAGCCGCTGTCGGTGCCCACGCCTGCGCCGTCCCACGGCGCCTTCTTCCCCCAGCTgccggccgaggccggcccCGAGCCCGTCaccaagacgctcgacgacgccgaccacgagcagcgcctgcgcTTCTCGCCCCCCAACCCCGTCTACTGGTCCCTCTCGAACAATGTCCCCATCCCCACCATGGCT TTCAAGGACTGGGAGTACCCCGCTGGCACGGCCGAGAACATCCGCCACGACCTCATCTCCGACTATGTCCACTCGTACGTCAAGCACTTCAACATCGACGAGAGCGTGCAGTACAACACGCGTGTGGAGAACGCCGTCAAGATTCCCAAGACGGACAACGACGGTGCCAAGTGGCGCCTGACGCTGCGCAAGGTCGtccccgagggcgacgacaaggtcaaggagaCGTACTGGACGCAGGACTTTGACGCTGTGATCGTCGCGACGGGCCACTACAACGCGCCCTTCATCCCCGACTTTGAGGGCTCGGACAAGTGGGCCGCCGCGTACCCCGAGCATGTGCTCCACTCGAACGGATACCGTGTCCCCGAGCCCTACGCCGGCAaggacgtgctcgtcgtcggctgcggcACCAGTGGCATCGACAtggcgcgcgacctcgaggagcacgTCAACAAGGTCTACATGGTCGGCCGCAAGCCCGAGACCGGCCCCGACGCGTACAAGTCGCTGCGTAACTGGCAGCGCAGGCTGCTCCCCAAGaacggcgagctcgtcgacgagatcaagCGCTTCATCCCTCCTGCGCCTGGCGCACCAATCGAGCAGGGCCAgatcgagctcgtcgacggccgcaTCATCACCAACATCTCCCTCATCATCTTCGCCACAGGGTACCAGTACTCGTACCCCTTCTTCCCTCAGTTCCACCGCGACCCTGCGCTCGGTGCACCCACGCcagaggagaagaagaaccTGCTCATCacggacggcgcgagcgtgctcAACCTCTACCGCGACATCTTCTACATCCCCGACCCGACGcttgccttcctcggcctgaGCGTCAACACGTCGGCGTTCAGCTTCTTCGAGTACCAGGCGCAGTCGATCGTGcgtgtcctcgccggcaCGGCCCGCCTGCCCTCCACGGCCGAGCAGTGGAAGTTCTACGACACACTGGTTCAGCGTACCGGCGACGGCAAGTTTGTGCACttcctcggcaaggacggcgagcgcgcctACGTCCGCCACGCGGTCGAGTGGATCaaccgcgacgccgagtggaGCGGCGCTTCCAAGATCACAGGCCACTCGCCCGAGTGGATCAAGGCGAGCGACAACATCCTCGCGTCCATCGCCCTCAAGTACGGCATtgacgccgagacggcgcgcgagctccgcCAGAACAgcaccggcggcaaggagccAGAGATCAAGGCTGAGgacaaggcggccgaggaaacaaaggcggaggaggacaagcCCGAGCCTGTGGCTGTTGCGGCGGCCGCATAG